The proteins below are encoded in one region of Candidatus Hydrogenedentota bacterium:
- a CDS encoding DUF1501 domain-containing protein, giving the protein MKRSKHTITRRECLAAGAALAAGLAMPGVRASETPLVRGKAEHVISIWLGGGMGQVDTFDPKGKGDPASNTPGSLYNNIHTAVSGVQVCEHLKHLAPLMDRVTAVRTVHHEVIDEHAAATNRMHTGRPITGTVTYPSIGSLVAHERGAAVDGAPPYVLIGYPNVTRGPGFLGAKQGYLYLTDTSQGPAGLSRPESIGEQRQERRESLLSTLRDASPEEARAVLDYNDAIEQSLKLSGPEFNSAFQLEAEPADLRARYGGEFGQRCLLSRRLVQRGVRFIEVSHNLNILNGAGWDVHFEGIRDQHKLIQELDTAVAALIVDLEAHGLLEKTLIAITTEFGRPSSFDARGGRAHQGTAFTCVLAGGGLKHRGAWGETDERSRRIVADPVSVPDFFATMLAAVGVDYGKHLYDGDRPVPITDGGTPIAALFS; this is encoded by the coding sequence ATGAAACGATCGAAGCACACGATAACGCGGCGCGAATGCCTGGCGGCGGGGGCCGCGCTTGCGGCGGGCCTGGCGATGCCGGGCGTCCGCGCCAGCGAGACGCCGCTGGTTCGGGGGAAGGCCGAACACGTCATCTCCATCTGGCTGGGCGGCGGCATGGGCCAGGTGGACACCTTCGATCCGAAGGGGAAGGGCGATCCGGCGAGCAATACGCCGGGATCGCTGTACAACAACATTCATACGGCGGTGTCCGGGGTGCAGGTGTGCGAGCACCTCAAGCATCTTGCGCCGCTGATGGATCGGGTGACGGCGGTGCGCACGGTGCATCACGAGGTGATCGACGAGCACGCGGCGGCGACGAACCGCATGCACACGGGCCGCCCGATCACGGGGACGGTGACGTATCCGTCGATCGGGTCGCTGGTGGCGCACGAGCGCGGGGCGGCGGTCGATGGCGCGCCGCCGTACGTGCTGATTGGCTACCCGAACGTGACGCGGGGTCCGGGATTCCTGGGCGCGAAGCAAGGGTACTTGTACCTCACGGACACGAGCCAGGGGCCGGCGGGGCTTTCGCGCCCGGAGTCCATTGGCGAGCAGCGCCAGGAGCGCCGCGAATCGCTGCTATCCACGCTTCGGGACGCGAGCCCCGAGGAGGCGCGCGCGGTGCTGGATTACAACGACGCCATCGAGCAGAGCCTGAAGCTGAGCGGCCCGGAATTCAACAGCGCGTTCCAACTGGAGGCGGAGCCCGCCGATCTGCGCGCGCGGTATGGCGGCGAGTTCGGTCAGCGCTGCCTGTTGAGCCGGCGGCTCGTGCAGCGGGGCGTGCGTTTCATCGAGGTGTCGCACAACCTGAATATCCTGAACGGGGCGGGCTGGGACGTGCACTTTGAGGGCATTCGGGATCAGCACAAGCTCATTCAGGAGCTGGACACGGCGGTGGCGGCGCTGATCGTGGACCTGGAAGCGCATGGCCTGCTCGAGAAGACGCTGATCGCGATTACGACGGAGTTTGGACGCCCCTCGAGCTTTGACGCGCGGGGCGGGCGCGCGCACCAGGGGACGGCGTTCACCTGCGTGCTCGCGGGCGGGGGCCTGAAGCACCGCGGCGCCTGGGGCGAGACGGACGAGCGATCGCGCAGGATCGTGGCGGACCCGGTAAGCGTGCCGGACTTTTTCGCGACGATGCTTGCAGCCGTCGGGGTCGATTACGGGAAGCATCTGTACGATGGGGACCGCCCCGTGCCGATCACCGACGGTGGGACGCCGATCGCGGCGCTGTTTTCCTGA